GGCTCCTGGCCCTCCCAGCAGCAGACCAGGGCCGGGCGGTCTTCGGGCGCGCGGAAGACCTGTTCGACGTAGTTGAGGGTGGCCCCCGGGAACCACACCGCTGCGGGCATGGCCGCATCAGCCAGGGCGGGCCCGGGCCCGGGGTCGCCGACCACGCCCGACCAGTGCCAAACCTGCGCCCAGAACTCGCCGGGGTGGGCCACCGACCACCGCCACAGCTCGTCGTAGCGGTCGTGGCCCGCAGCCCGCCCGAAGGCGGTCACGGCCGCAGCCTCGACCGCCTCCGGCGAAGGCGACCACAGCACCTCGGCCGTCACTGGCCCACCGCGGGCTCGTCGAGCAGCAGCAGGGTCTGGGTGGTCTTGACCCCGGGGATGGACTGGAGGCCGTCGAGGATCACGTCCCGCAGGTGGTCGACGTCGGGTGCCCGCACCAGCAGCACGTAGTCCGACGAACCGGTGGTCAGGGCCAGCCACTCGACGCCCGGTAGGTGGCGCAGGCGGTCGCCCACCGGCCTCCACGAGTGCTGCTCGACCCCCACCAGCACGAGGGCGGCGATGTCGAGGCCGAGCCGGCGGGGGTCGACGTCGACCGTGAAGCGCCGGACCACACCGGACTCCCGCAGCCGGGCCAGCCGCTGGTAGGCGGTGGCCCGCGAGACGCTGGCCTCGGCCGCCAGTTCGCTGACCGAACGCCGGCTGTCGGCTCGCAACAGTTCCACCAGGCGGCGGTCGACGGCGTCGAGCCCCGGGCGGACGTTTGGATCAGCCATATAGGTCCACAGCCTCATTTTGTCTCGTTCTGCGGCGAACTACTGGACATTCAGCGCATCGAGGCGCACACTGGCCTACG
This portion of the Actinomycetota bacterium genome encodes:
- a CDS encoding Lrp/AsnC family transcriptional regulator, with the protein product MADPNVRPGLDAVDRRLVELLRADSRRSVSELAAEASVSRATAYQRLARLRESGVVRRFTVDVDPRRLGLDIAALVLVGVEQHSWRPVGDRLRHLPGVEWLALTTGSSDYVLLVRAPDVDHLRDVILDGLQSIPGVKTTQTLLLLDEPAVGQ